Within the Thermanaeromonas toyohensis ToBE genome, the region AGATAGTAAAGGAGGTTCCCGTACCCGATCACGGGGCAGCCATTAAGCTTTCCTTGGAAGCTTTAACTCATCCCCAGCATGGTGTAATAAAAGAATATAGCGAGATCCGCGGAATCGGTCACAGGGTGGTTCACGGTGGCTCCTTTTCTGCCTCAGTATTAATCGATTCCCAAACTAAGGATTTAATTGCGGAGCTAGAAGCCCTGGCTCCCCTACATAACGGCCCGGCTTTGCGAGGGATTACGGCTTGCGAGGTTATATTGCCCCACACGCCTCAGGTAGCTTGCTTTGATACAGCTTTTCATCAGACCATGCCAGATTACGTCTATACTTACGCTTTACCCTATGAGCTTACTCAAAAATACCAGATCCGGCGTTATGGTTTCCATGGCACCTCCCATAAGTATGTAGCTCAACGGGCTGCTGAGCTGGTTGGCCGACCGTGGGGGGATCTTAAAATAATTACTTGCCACCTGGGTAACGGATCTAGTATCACAGCCATAAAAAACGGAAAATCTTATGACACCAGTATGGGATTTACACCTTTACCTGGCTTAGTCATGGGAACACGTTGTGGGGATATCGATCCAGCCATCGTAACATTTCTTATGGAGAAGGAAGGATGGACTACTAAAGAGGTGGAGGAGGTTTTAAACCGACGTTCAGGAGTCCTGGGGGTTTCTGGCTTAAGCAGCGATTTTCGCGATATTGAGGAAGCTATGGAGGTCCAAAATGAGCGAGCCCGGTTAGCATGGGATATGTTTGTTTATAGTGTTCGCAAGTATATTGGAGCCTATATAGTAGCCCTGGGGGGGTTAGATGTTCTGGTCTTCACGGCTGGGCTAGGGGAAAACTCACCACGGGTTCGCCTGGACATTTGCCAGGGGTTGGACTTTTTAGGTATCCAAATTGACCAAGACAAGAATAATGTACGTGGTGAGGAGAGGGAAATTACAGCGCCGGGGGCACAGGTGCGGACCTTTGTTATCCCGACTAATGAGGAATTGATGATCGCTAAGGATACTCAGGCTGTTTTACAGGAGAAGGGGTTAATGTAAACTTGCCTGTGAGGACAAGAGGGATGATCTACAGGTTTGTGGCCTACTGTTGACAGTATAGAAGGGTGTCCGTTATAATGAGCGAGGTGAACCGCAGTGAAAATTGGGATAAATGAGCTTAAGATGAAACCGGGAAACCAATTAAGGTTTAGTTTTGAGGAAACGTGGAGGGAGCTTCAAGGAGGTAAAGAGAGCATTCCTGTGGTGGCACCGGTAAAGGTAGAAGGGGAACTTACAAACACAGGCAAGTTTATTTATTTAAAGGGCGAGGCTTCAACCAGTTTAAAGTTGCGCTGTGCCCGATGTTTAGAGACCTTTATTTATCCCCTTGAGGTACCCTTAGAAGAGGAATACTGTAGCGAGGCTGTATTCCAGTCTCTTCCA harbors:
- a CDS encoding acetate/propionate family kinase, translating into MKILVLNCGSSSVKYQLFDMAEEKSLAKGLVERIGLPGSRLTHRPVGKEKIVKEVPVPDHGAAIKLSLEALTHPQHGVIKEYSEIRGIGHRVVHGGSFSASVLIDSQTKDLIAELEALAPLHNGPALRGITACEVILPHTPQVACFDTAFHQTMPDYVYTYALPYELTQKYQIRRYGFHGTSHKYVAQRAAELVGRPWGDLKIITCHLGNGSSITAIKNGKSYDTSMGFTPLPGLVMGTRCGDIDPAIVTFLMEKEGWTTKEVEEVLNRRSGVLGVSGLSSDFRDIEEAMEVQNERARLAWDMFVYSVRKYIGAYIVALGGLDVLVFTAGLGENSPRVRLDICQGLDFLGIQIDQDKNNVRGEEREITAPGAQVRTFVIPTNEELMIAKDTQAVLQEKGLM
- a CDS encoding YceD family protein, which gives rise to MKIGINELKMKPGNQLRFSFEETWRELQGGKESIPVVAPVKVEGELTNTGKFIYLKGEASTSLKLRCARCLETFIYPLEVPLEEEYCSEAVFQSLPEEDALRDEVRVYQGDILDLKPAVEEAFILALPMKWVCQEECRGLCPRCGKNLNIEQCDCREEEVDPRLAKLAKLLSEDRKGGS